Proteins found in one Zea mays cultivar B73 chromosome 1, Zm-B73-REFERENCE-NAM-5.0, whole genome shotgun sequence genomic segment:
- the LOC100280790 gene encoding gibberellin receptor GID1L2 yields MDPDAEVTFEFVPVIRQYKSGRVERLLPVNPVPPSVDAATGVASKDVTVDKATGLWARLYLPDPDLSARPDGDMRLPIVLYFHGGGLVVGSAADAPEHAFVNRLAARAGALAVSVEYRLAPEHPVPACYDDAWAALRWVVAPAADPWVRDHGDVARVFVLGFSAGGNLAHNLTLRAGSEPDLLPRGARVQGMALLHPFFLSPPAPGSEAAEGEVAKYAWVRAKLAEMWAFACGGWTAGPDDPRVNPLVDGAASLRRLGCARVLVCLADDALAAEGKAYYDGLLASGWAAADAKLLDSAPADHEFHLREPESAKAVLLMDRLAALISGN; encoded by the coding sequence ATGGATCCCGACGCAGAGGTCACGTTCGAGTTCGTCCCCGTGATCCGGCAGTACAAGAGCGGCCGTGTGGAGCGCCTGCTCCCCGTCAATCCGGTCCCACCCTCCGTCGACGCCGCCACCGGGGTCGCCTCTAAGGACGTCACCGTTGACAAGGCCACGGGCCTGTGGGCGCGCCTCTACCTCCCAGACCCAGATCTATCCGCGCGCCCCGACGGCGACATGCGTCTCCCTATCGTCCTCTACTTCCACGGCGGGGGCCTCGTGGTCGGATCCGCGGCCGACGCCCCCGAGCACGCCTTCGTGAACCGCCTCGCAGCGCGGGCCGGCGCGCTCGCCGTGTCCGTGGAGTACCGCCTGGCGCCGGAGCACCCCGTCCCCGCCTGCTACGACGACGCCTGGGCCGCGCTCCGGTGGGTGGTGGCGCCGGCGGCCGACCCGTGGGTCCGCGACCACGGCGACGTGGCGCGCGTGTTCGTGCTCGGGTTCAGCGCCGGCGGGAACCTCGCGCACAACCTCACCCTCCGCGCCGGCTCGGAGCCGGACCTCCTCCCCCGCGGCGCCCGGGTGCAGGGGATGGCGCTGCTGCACCCGTTCTTCCTGTCGCCGCCGGCGCCGGGAAGCGAGGCCGCGGAGGGCGAGGTAGCGAAGTACGCGTGGGTGCGCGCCAAGCTGGCGGAGATGTGGGCGTTCGCGTGCGGCGGGTGGACGGCGGGGCCCGACGACCCGCGCGTGAACCCACTCGTGGACGGCGCGGCCAGCCTTAGGCGCCTTGGGTGCGCCCGGGTCCTCGTGTGCCTCGCGGATGACGCGCTGGCTGCTGAGGGCAAGGCCTACTACGATGGCCTGCTGGCGAGCGGGTGGGCGGCGGCGGACGCCAAGCTGCTGGACTCCGCGCCCGCGGACCACGAGTTCCACCTCCGCGAGCCCGAGAGCGCCAAGGCGGTGCTCCTCATGGACCGGCTGGCTGCGCTCATCTCCGGGAACTAG